The window GTCTTCCGGAACCACGACGCCGTCCATCACGACCTCGCCGGTGATCGAGGCACGCAGCGAGAGCTTGCCGCCGATCTTCGGCGCGGAGAGGCCCTTCATGCCCTTCTCCAGCACGAAGCCGCGGATCTGGTTGTCGTGCTCGGCCGACTTGGCCCAGACCACGAACACGTCGGCGATCGGCGCGTTCGAGATCCACATCTTGCTGCCGGTCAGGCGATAGCCGTCCGAGACCTTCTCCGCGCGGGTCTTCATGCCGGCCGGGTCGGAGCCGGCGTCCGGCTCGGTCAGACCGAAGCAGCCGACCCACTCGCCGCTGGCGAGCTTCGGCAGGTATTTCTTGCGCTGGTTCTCGTCGCCATAGGCATAGATCGGGTACATCACCAGCGAGGACTGCACCGAGTTCATCGAACGATAGCCGGAATCGACCCGCTCGATCTCGCGGGCGACGAGGCCGTAAGCCACATAGCTCGCGTTGGCGCAGCCATATTCCTCCGGCAGCGTGATGCCGATCAGGCCGAGCTCGCCCATCTCGTTGAATATCTCGCGGTCGGTCGTCTCTTCGAGATAGGCCTTGGTGACGCGCGGCAGCAGCTTGTCCTGGGCGTAGGCGCGCGCGGTGTCGCGCACCATGCGCTCGTCTTCGGTCAGCTGCTCGTCGAGCAGGAACGGATCGTCCCACTGGAAGGAAGCCGAAGCCGGCTTGTCCTTGGTCTGAGGGCGCACGCTCATGAAACGTCCTTTCGGGTCTGGTTCCGTCAAAATTTGCCCGACAAACTAAAGCGCCGCGGCAACAAGTGCAATTGCATCCTGGTTTCGGTCATTCCGGTGCGCGCATCGGCGCGAACCCGAGTGACATTGTCAGGCCTCGAGCTGCTCGTTGGCGACGATCTCGATGCCGAAGCCCGAGAGGCCCTTGTAGTCGTGCACCGACGAGGTGAGATGGCGGATCGAGGTGACGCCGAGATCGCGCAGGATCTGCGCGCCGACGCCGACCTCGCGCCACTGGCGGTTGCGGTCGGCCTCCGTCGCCGTTTCGTCCGGCAGCGCCGCCACGGGGACACCGGCTGCGCCATCGCGCAAGTACACCAGCACGCCGCACCCGGATTTCCTGAAATGCTCGAGCACGGCGGCCATGCGCTTGTGGCCGGTGAAGATGTCCTTGACGATGTTCGGCTTGTGGAAGCGCGTCAGCACGTTCTTGCCGTCACCGACGCCGTTATAGACGAAGGCGACATGGGCGATGGAATCGAACGGCGAGCGGTAGGCATAGCCCTGAAGCGGTCCGATCGGGCTTTCGGTGGTGAAGGTCGAGACCCGTTCGATCAGCTTTTCGCGCGCCTGGCGGTAGGCGATCATGTCCGCAATGGTGACGTGCTTGAGCTTGTGCTGGGTGGCGAAGCGAGCGACCTGCTCGCCTTTCATCACACTGCCGTCGTCGTTCATCAGCTCGCTGATGACGCCGACCGGCGGCAGGCCCGAGAGCTTGCAGAGATCGACCGCGGCTTCGGTATGACCGGAGCGCAGCAGCACGCCGCCATCCTTGGCGATCAGCGGGAAGATGTGGCCGGGCCGGGCGAAGTCGTTGGCGCCGGCATTGGGATTGGACAACGCGCGGCAGCAGGAGGCGCGCTCCTCGGCCGAGATGCCGGTGCCGCCGTCGGGCTTGTAGTCGATCGACACCGTGAAAGCGGTGGTGTGGGCGGAGTCGTTGTGGGCGACCATCGGGTCGAGCCGCAGCCGGCGCGCGTCCTCGGTCGTGATCGGCGCACAAACGATGCCGGAGGTGTGGCGGATGATGAAGGCCATCTTTTCCGCCGTGCAGAATGAGGCGGCGACGATGAGATCGCCCTCGCCCTCGCGATCCTCGTCATCGGTCACGACGACGAGCTCGCCCCGGGCAAAGGCCTGCAAAACTTCCTGAACGGTATCGGGCATTTCCCAATCTCTATCGGTTATGGGCCGAAGGCTTAGCCGGACGCCTTAGCCGGACTTCGGCCCCAGCGCTAGTGTCCTGGACGCAACCGCATATGCCTGCGGGCCGGCCGGGCTCCCGGGCCAAGGCTTGCTACGGAAATACCTTGCACCGGAAATACCAGCCATATAAGCGCGGCCGCGACTCGCAGAAGGTGCCGAACCGTCTCGCCATCCGGCCCCGGCCGTGCAGAATGGACCTATGCAAGACCCGACAATAGGGTAGTCATGATCGCGGCGGCCGGGCAGGATGCGCCAGAGATGAAACAAGCAATGCGCAACATCCGATTTGTCGCTCCCCTCATTGCCAGCCTGCTTTTTTCGCTTGGCCTGGCGACGGCCACGGCGGCCCAACCCAAGGCCGATCTCGCGCAGACCTTTGCCGACTCGCTTGCCCCGATGCCGAAGGAGGATCTCAGCGTCTCCGGCGGCTTCTACGTGCCGGCCTATTCCAGCGTCGCGATGAGCCAGGGCAGGCTGCGGGTCGATTTTTCGGTGACGCTGAGCGTCCACAATGCTTCGGAGACCCAGCCGCTGGTGGTCAGGCGCATCGCCTATTTCGACACCGCGGGCAAACAGGTCGAGAGCTATCTGAAGGTGCCGGTCGCGGTGAAGCCGCTCGCCACGATCTCGATCTTCATTCCGACCGACGATGTCCGCGGCGGGACCGGGGCCAATTTCATCGTCGATTGGGCCGCCACAGGCGAGATCACCGAGCCGGTGGTCGAGGCCTTGATGGTTGGCGGCATTGCCAATGCGCACTACGCTTTCATCAGTCAGGGCCGTCCGACCAGGACTGTCGGCAAGAAGTAAAGCAGCGGCTGGGATCGAGGACCTCGATCGGCCGCTTTTTCGAATGAGTGCTGTCGCGGCCGCAGCTCGAAAACACCAAAACAACCCCATGCACAGTAGCCGCGCAAGCAAAATCAACGCCTTGTCGGCACGCGCGACGAAGATGCGGATTTTACGAATTTTGTTTGACGCGTCGGGCAAAACACTGGCATGATGGCAACATCGAAATCGCGCTGCCCGGTCGGCACCAAGCCGGCCGCTCCATAAAAACAACGAGGAACGCTGCCATGACGTCCAGCTTCGATTTCGCGCCGCTGTTTCCCACAGGGCTGCCGGCCCCTTCCGCGCGCTGGACGGGCCTCGCCAAATACAGCTTTGTCGGCGGCAACAACGATTCCGAGCAGCTGCCGCTGGACGAACTGATCGAGGCCGCCAATCAGGCCCTGCAACGCGAAGGCCGGTCGCTCGCCACCTACGGGCTGGCGCATGGCCCGCAGGGTTACTTGCCCCTGCGCGAATTCCTGGTGACGAAACTGAAGCGCGATGCCGGCATCAGCTGCACGGTCGACGATCTCATGATCGTCTCCGGCTCGCTCCAGGCGCTCGATCTCGTCAACTCTACGCTGCTTTCGCGCGGCGACACCGTGATCGTCGAGCAGGAGACGTATCAGGGATCGCTGCAACGGCTGACGCGGTTGGGTGTCAACACCATCGGCATTCCCCTCGACGAGGATGGCATGCGCATGGACGCTCTCGCCTCGACGCTGGTCGACCTGAAAGGCCGCGGCATCCGGCCGAAATACATCTACACCATCCCGACCGTGCAGAACCCGACCGGCAGCATCATGCCGGAGAGCCGTCGCGCCGAATTGCTGAAGCTATCGGCCGAATATTGCGTGCCTATATTCGAGGACGATTGCTATGCCGACCTGGTCTGGTCGGGACAGCGGCCGCCCGCGATCCACGCGATGAGCCGAAACGGCGGCGTGATCCATATCGGCTCGTTCTCGAAGTCGATTGCGCCGGCGCTGCGCGTCGGCTTCATCGTGGCGCCCTGGGATGTGATGTCGCGGATGCTGGCGTTGAAGACGGATGCCGGGTCCGGCGCGTTGGAGCAGATGGTGCTGGCCACCTATTGCCGGCCGCATTTCGCAAGCCACGTACCGGCGCTGACCAAGGCGCTGCGCACCAAGCTCGACACCCTGATGGAAGCCTTGAACGAGCAGTTCGGGACCGCGGCCGAATTCGAGGAGCCCAAGGGCGGCATCTTCCTCTGGGTGAAGCTGCCCGACCAGGTCGATACGCTCAAACTCTATCGGGCTGCGCTCGCCGCCGGTGTCTCGATCAATCCCGGACCGGAATGGTCGACCAACAAGCGCCACTCCGCCTCGCGCCTGCGGCTGTGCTTTGCGAGCCCGTCGCATCAGCAGATCCGCGAGGGCGTCGCGGTGCTGGCCGAGGTCTGCCGCAAGGAGTTCGGCGTGCCGGCCCGCAGCGCCAACGTGGAGAAGCGGGCCTAAGGCTCGCTTAGGCCGCCTGGGGCTGTGGCTGGCTGCCGTGAATCGCGGAGGCGAGCCGCAGCAGCAGGACGATCGAGACGTTGCCCTTGCCCGCCTCGATCTGGGCGATATAGCGCTCGGAGATCCCGGAGCGGCGGGCCAGTTCGCGCCGCGACAAGTCGCAACGCGCGCGTGACGACCTCAGGCGTTCGCCCAGCTCAGTCAGGAACGCAGCCTCCGAATAAGGCGGCGCAGCACAGCTTCCCGGCAGCACCTCGCCCGCAAAATCCATCACTTGGTTCAGCATCGCTCTCACCAGTTTCGCCTTCCGGAATTGCCATCCTAGCGGAGAAACAGCCGGCCTCATTGACGCGGATCAAATTCGCGCGCGATTGGCGGCTGCCGTGGACGATTGCGCGCCGGATGCTACACTTTGGAATTGTTCAAGGCAGGGCTGTTCAGGACATGACGCGTCGTTTGAGCCGCTGGACCATTGCGGCGGTGCTTTGGATTGCGTTTACGTCCTTTGCGCGTGCCGAGACGCTTGCGGCGACAGTCGAACAATGGGGCTTGCTCGGCTCATGGGCGGTCGACTGCGCGGCCCGGCCCGATCGTGACAAGGGCGCACTGCTGACTTACGAAATCCAGAAGGATGGCCGGGTGACGTACCGGCGCAATTTCGGCGACGCCAGGGACGAGAACGAAGTGGTGTCGGCCACGGTCAACGCCGAAGGCCTGCTCAATCTGATGGTGTTCTTCCCGTCGCTGCATCAGACCCGCGAATTCGGATTGCTGCTTGCGAAGGACGGCAGCCTGCGGGCGATCTACAATCGCAGCGAGCGCGGCGAGTACACGATCAGCGACGGCAAATACGTTAAGACCGGCGCGCCGACGCCTCCACAACAGCGCTGCGATTAATAATAGTCTTGATCCTGAATATCCATTCAGAATTCTCTTCCCGTTCCTCCGGAACGTTCCCGCGAATGCGCCGTTCTCAATTGCATTACATTGGAGGAGGACATCATGAAGAAGCTTGGTTATGTCGTTGCCGCTCTGGGTGCGCTCGCGGTTGCGGCGCCGACGCTGGCAAGTGCCGAGACCGTCGTGGTCAAGCACGGTCATCACGGCCCGTATGGTTCGCGCGCCGAATTCCGCGAGCATCGCGACAATGGCTGGCATCGCGGCTGGCACCATCACGACCGTGTCGTGGTGATCAAGCACGGCCATCACCACATGTACTAATGCGCAACGCAATATGGAAATGGCCCCTCACGGGGCCATTTCTTTGCGTTCATCGATCGACGTCGGCTATTGGGGCACTGGCAAACAGCTGGCAGAACGCTCGAACCCGAGTACCGATGCCGGTGTACCGGAGGAGTGCAGCCACTAGACTAGATCAACAGATCAAGCGTCGGATGGTGCTCGACACTGACTGCGTGATCACCGACGACTTGCTCGGCGTGTGAGGGGCCAATCAGGTCTTCAAACTGGATCAGCGCAAGTTCAGGATGCCCGGCATTGTGCAGCCCATCCCCATTAGCATGTGGTCTCTGGCTAGGCTCAAGATGATCCGAATGCCTAGCCTCTGCCATGCCATTCCTGAAATGAAAGGAATCTCCGAGCTCGGGCGCCGTTGCCCTGTGCGTCGGTCCGGAGTCATCGGCAGCTTGGTTGTTGCCACGGGCATTCTCGCTCGGCCCCGCATGCTGATTTTCCAAAGCGTTTAAAGGCGCCTTGTGCAAGTCGGGTTGCGATTTGTCGGAGCTGGCATGGCTACCCGGTGGGGCGTGCTTTGAAGCGTCTACATCGCGATGCAATTGTCCACGGTTGGATTCGTGCCCCGGAGGCTCGTGTCCGGCATGCGTCTTGCCTTTTGCATGGCCTTCCTCGGAAACATGCGTATCACGCTGCGATTGCCTTTGAGTGGGATCCTGTCCCGGCGGCTCGTGTTCGGCATGCGGCTTGCCTTTTGTGGCGCCTTCCTCCGAAACATGCAAGTCACGCTGCGACTGCCTTTGAGTGGGATCGTGTCCCGGCGGCTCTTGACCGGCATGCGGGCCGCCCTTCGCAACGCCCTCTTCCGAGAGGTGGAAATCAGGCTGCAATTGCTCATGATTGGGCCCATCTGCTTCGGTTGCCTGTGTTGTGCCGGGTTCCGTATCCCTGGGCGTGCCCGTTCCGTCCGGTTGTTCGAAGCCGCCATGACCGATCAGAGCGTCGACGGTACCGGCTCCAACGTGAAGGTTGCCGCTGCCCGTAGCGCTATCCTCGTTCGCGGCTGCATCAGTGATCAGAAGTTCGTCGCCTCTGCCGACGCTATCGCCTCGATCGATCTCGAAGGCGAATGATTCCCTGTGCGGTTCGGAAATAAGCCAGGCCAGGGCATCGAAGCCATTGAGGTTCGCATCGACGCCACCAGCCATATTGAAGGCGGCAAATTCGCTGGTCGCGTTTGCGCCATCCGATGCAAAGAAATCGCTCGAGCTATCGGGAAAAGTGAACGCCTGCGCGGGGCTCGCGAGGAATTCGTAAATCGAAACCCCGATCGCCATCAATACGAACGAGCCAAAGCTGCTCAAGCTGAGCCTTGGAGCGGTGGGCATCAGCGATGTGATCGTGCTGGCGGCAATATCAGTGCGGGGTTCAAAGAGCTTGCTGGCCCGCGTTGGACTGTCAACTGCAGAATTCTCAAAGCAGCCGGCCTTGCCAACAGCTTTGGCCGTTTTGCCCGGAACAGCCGTCGTCTTCTGGAGAGTGATTTTGATCGTCAAGACCTCGCCACGACCGTCTGCGGCTAATACCGTTACGGGATCGGTATGCGCATGATCAGCTGCGCCCGCGCTTGCGGGTTGAACGTCATCCAGTGCGGCCCAAATCAGAGCTGCAAGCGCCCCGACTCCGCCGTACAGGCGCGACAGAGCAAACGTCGCGAGCTCCCGGCGGCTTTTGATCTCAAGCCGTGCAGAGATATGATCGACTTGCGCGTTGATGGTGCCTGTGGTGACCTTGAGCTGCCGCGCAATCTCCTTGTTGGACATACCGCAGGCGACCAGACGCATGATCTTGCGCTCCATATCCGTCAGCGCCGTCAGCCCATTGTCGTCACAAGTGCCATGGCTTGCCTTGCCGGCAGCCACCCGGTCCGCGGTCGGTGCCACCAGCCGGAGGGACTGCATCAAGGCTTCGGGCTCCTCGCGCATCGGAATCCCGGCGCAGGCACCCGTTGCAATGGCGGCAGCGAGATCGCCCTGCGCAATAGATGCGGTGTAGAAGACCAGTCGTGTGCGAAGGTTTTCGGTATTGACGGCGGCGAGCATCTCAGACGCCGTCACGTCGGAAAATCCGTCCTCGACAAGCGCGACATCTGGCGTCAACCTCCGAACTGCCTCGAGGCAGTCGGCCCCGTTATTGCAAGATGCGACGATCTCGAAGTCACTCTCCGCAGCAAATAGCGGCGCGAAACCCTGCAGCACGATCGGACGGCGATCCGCTATCACGATTCGGATACGAAGCATCTGCTTCAGTTGCCTCAAGCTTCCGTCGCCGAGCAAGGGCGACCCAGTTTACCGCGTCACTTTCGAGAGCAGCGCGGCAACGCGTGATACCCCCCTTTGTTCCAGTAGAGACGGGGGCGCGTTAGTGCTGTTCTAGGGCTCTGAGGTCGTCGACGAGAGCGGCTTCGATCTGGCGCAGGTGCTCTGCGGTCAGACCATCCGGAAAGTCCTTGGAGAGCTGCCGGCAGCGCTCAAGGCGCTCTTCCAGGATCCGCTTTTCCCGCTCCTTATTCATCGAACGGACAATAACCCCCGTGAAAACCCCGGTCCTTCGGGTCGACTAACGAAGGATCAATCCATGCGTTCCAAGAGCACGTTAAGATGGTGCGTTGGTCTCAGCCTGATGTCGGGGCAGTGCACCCGCTGGATGCTGAACCTGGATCGCCGGCTTCGGGTCACAAGCCCTCATGCTCTGATCAAGGCATGAGATTTCCGCTTGCCCCCGAAGGCCGACATCGGCGCCTTTATGAATAAACGCCTTAGAGCGTTTTCGAGCGAAGTGGATACCGGTTCGCGTGAAGAAAACGGCGTCAAAACAAGAATCTAGAGCTTCCGTTCCGATTCTATCGGAACGGAAAAAAGCTCTAATCCCAAGCCGGCGCGAAGCCGGGATTGACGCAGCGCCTGTCTTTCGGCAGCGCTGCGATTGTGTTGCGGTCGGCATCTTCCAGCGTGATCTTCAGCGCATCCAGATTGGCCTGCTGGCTCTCGCGGCGTGACGCCTTCGGAATCGCCGCGACGCCATCCTGGTCGAGCAGCCATTTCAACGCCACTTGCGCGGCGCTCGCATTGTGCTTCGCGCCGACCTCGGCCAGCACCGGATCCGAGGCAACACGTCCCTGCGCAAGCGGGCAATACGCAACCAGCGGGATCGACTTCGTCCTGAGATAGGCCAACACCT is drawn from Bradyrhizobium diazoefficiens and contains these coding sequences:
- the ribB gene encoding 3,4-dihydroxy-2-butanone-4-phosphate synthase, with product MPDTVQEVLQAFARGELVVVTDDEDREGEGDLIVAASFCTAEKMAFIIRHTSGIVCAPITTEDARRLRLDPMVAHNDSAHTTAFTVSIDYKPDGGTGISAEERASCCRALSNPNAGANDFARPGHIFPLIAKDGGVLLRSGHTEAAVDLCKLSGLPPVGVISELMNDDGSVMKGEQVARFATQHKLKHVTIADMIAYRQAREKLIERVSTFTTESPIGPLQGYAYRSPFDSIAHVAFVYNGVGDGKNVLTRFHKPNIVKDIFTGHKRMAAVLEHFRKSGCGVLVYLRDGAAGVPVAALPDETATEADRNRQWREVGVGAQILRDLGVTSIRHLTSSVHDYKGLSGFGIEIVANEQLEA
- a CDS encoding acyl-CoA dehydrogenase yields the protein MSVRPQTKDKPASASFQWDDPFLLDEQLTEDERMVRDTARAYAQDKLLPRVTKAYLEETTDREIFNEMGELGLIGITLPEEYGCANASYVAYGLVAREIERVDSGYRSMNSVQSSLVMYPIYAYGDENQRKKYLPKLASGEWVGCFGLTEPDAGSDPAGMKTRAEKVSDGYRLTGSKMWISNAPIADVFVVWAKSAEHDNQIRGFVLEKGMKGLSAPKIGGKLSLRASITGEVVMDGVVVPEDALLPNVSGLKGPFGCLNRARYGISWGALGAAEDCMHRARQYTLDRKQFGKPLAATQLVQKKLADMQTEIALGLQGSLRVGRLMDEGKFAPEMISIMKRNNCGKALDIARVARDMHGGNGISIEYHVMRHVHNLETVNTYEGTHDVHALILGRAITGIQAFF
- a CDS encoding DUF3124 domain-containing protein, whose amino-acid sequence is MKQAMRNIRFVAPLIASLLFSLGLATATAAQPKADLAQTFADSLAPMPKEDLSVSGGFYVPAYSSVAMSQGRLRVDFSVTLSVHNASETQPLVVRRIAYFDTAGKQVESYLKVPVAVKPLATISIFIPTDDVRGGTGANFIVDWAATGEITEPVVEALMVGGIANAHYAFISQGRPTRTVGKK
- a CDS encoding helix-turn-helix domain-containing protein; this encodes MLNQVMDFAGEVLPGSCAAPPYSEAAFLTELGERLRSSRARCDLSRRELARRSGISERYIAQIEAGKGNVSIVLLLRLASAIHGSQPQPQAA
- a CDS encoding PLP-dependent aminotransferase family protein, whose protein sequence is MTSSFDFAPLFPTGLPAPSARWTGLAKYSFVGGNNDSEQLPLDELIEAANQALQREGRSLATYGLAHGPQGYLPLREFLVTKLKRDAGISCTVDDLMIVSGSLQALDLVNSTLLSRGDTVIVEQETYQGSLQRLTRLGVNTIGIPLDEDGMRMDALASTLVDLKGRGIRPKYIYTIPTVQNPTGSIMPESRRAELLKLSAEYCVPIFEDDCYADLVWSGQRPPAIHAMSRNGGVIHIGSFSKSIAPALRVGFIVAPWDVMSRMLALKTDAGSGALEQMVLATYCRPHFASHVPALTKALRTKLDTLMEALNEQFGTAAEFEEPKGGIFLWVKLPDQVDTLKLYRAALAAGVSINPGPEWSTNKRHSASRLRLCFASPSHQQIREGVAVLAEVCRKEFGVPARSANVEKRA
- a CDS encoding LuxR C-terminal-related transcriptional regulator, with the protein product MRQLKQMLRIRIVIADRRPIVLQGFAPLFAAESDFEIVASCNNGADCLEAVRRLTPDVALVEDGFSDVTASEMLAAVNTENLRTRLVFYTASIAQGDLAAAIATGACAGIPMREEPEALMQSLRLVAPTADRVAAGKASHGTCDDNGLTALTDMERKIMRLVACGMSNKEIARQLKVTTGTINAQVDHISARLEIKSRRELATFALSRLYGGVGALAALIWAALDDVQPASAGAADHAHTDPVTVLAADGRGEVLTIKITLQKTTAVPGKTAKAVGKAGCFENSAVDSPTRASKLFEPRTDIAASTITSLMPTAPRLSLSSFGSFVLMAIGVSIYEFLASPAQAFTFPDSSSDFFASDGANATSEFAAFNMAGGVDANLNGFDALAWLISEPHRESFAFEIDRGDSVGRGDELLITDAAANEDSATGSGNLHVGAGTVDALIGHGGFEQPDGTGTPRDTEPGTTQATEADGPNHEQLQPDFHLSEEGVAKGGPHAGQEPPGHDPTQRQSQRDLHVSEEGATKGKPHAEHEPPGQDPTQRQSQRDTHVSEEGHAKGKTHAGHEPPGHESNRGQLHRDVDASKHAPPGSHASSDKSQPDLHKAPLNALENQHAGPSENARGNNQAADDSGPTHRATAPELGDSFHFRNGMAEARHSDHLEPSQRPHANGDGLHNAGHPELALIQFEDLIGPSHAEQVVGDHAVSVEHHPTLDLLI